The Pongo abelii isolate AG06213 chromosome 19, NHGRI_mPonAbe1-v2.0_pri, whole genome shotgun sequence genome includes the window CTGGTCCcagaagaagagggagaggatggtgTGGGGGCCGAGGCGGAAGTAGGAGGCACCTATACCCTTGTACATGCCAAAAATGCCCTCGGTCCGAGATGTCTGCAGCAGAGCGTCCAGTATCCCCCGGTACATGAGGCCCTGAGAGCGTgtcagagagggagggagagcacagaGAAGGAGTTTGTCAGGGCCCACCATGGGCAGCACCTCCACAGGCTGCATTTCAGGCTATCCCACCTGCACCCGCAATCTGCCTTCCCCATCTCCTGCTTCCCGCCTGCATCCCAGAGCACTTCCTTACCTTGCCCTGTGCATCTGTGGGCTGGTTGTAGAGCCTTGTGCAGGCCACATCAAAGGGTGCCATGGCCAAGACAACTGCAATGCCACTCGTCATGGCAGCCACCAGCGCCAACTTCCAGCTCTGGGGAGGAAAGATCTAAGGGGGTAGAGAGGAAGAGCATTGTCAACCAGCCAACCATTCCACCCCAAGGACAGGACAGTCCCTGCCCTGGGGACACAGATGCTGGTAACTCAGGGAGCTTCTACTGCACCAGTTATAACAGTGCAAAAACAGTGAGAAGGAGGAAGGCCAGGGTACCCTGAAGGCTCAGGTACCCCTTCTGGGAGGAAGTGACAAGAGAACTGCGGGAAGGGTCTAAAGAGTTGACCTCCAAGCCCTCCTGCCACTCCCTCACCTGTGAATGTTGGGCACCATCTCCTCCAGGGCCTAGTGCAGCttgccctccccttccccccttcccgaAACAGACCCACCCATTTCCCAGGCAGTACCTCCCACTGGCTCAGGAGGTCCTTGGTGGATGAGAAGGTGCACAGCTGGGTGGAGGAACCGACGATAACTCGGGGCAGGCCGCCCAGAGCCCCACGCCATAACCCCACCAGACCATGTTTCTGGCCAATCTCGGTTAGTGCCTGAAACATGCCCTAGTGTGGGGAAGACCAGGGGTGGGGTTCAGACAGCCCAGCATCAGGGGCTGCCATCCTAACACTGCCAAGGATGGGTCCTTAATAGGAACCTCTTGTCCAGACAACCAGTTCAATGTGGGCTTAGAGCCAGAATGTGGGCCCTTGGTTGTCTAGCCACCCCATTGTTCCCTCCCTGGGCACCCAAAACTGGGGCGGGATGTATGCAAGTGAGGCCATTCACTGGTCAGGAGAAACAGGGGCAGAAAATTAGAGGAACTGGAGTACATATTGGAAAGGGgtgtcaggcgcggtggctcacgcctgtaatcctagcactttgggaggcccaggcgggtggatcacctgaggtcaggagtttgagaccagcctggccaacatggtgaaaccccatctctattaaaaatacaaaaattgccaggtgcagtggctcacgcctgtaatcccagcactttgggaggccaaggcgggcggatcacaagttcaggagtttgagaccatcctgaccaacatggtgaaaccccgtctctactaaaaatacaaaaattagctggacgtggtggcgcatggctgtaatcccagctactcaagaagctgcagcaggagaatcacttgaacccgggatatggaggttgcagtgagccaagaccgcgccactgcactccagcctgggcaacagagcgagactccgtctcaacaaaacaaaacaaaacaaaacaaatttagctgggtgtggtggtgcacgcctgtagtcccagctactcaggaggctgaggcaggagaatcacttgaacccgggaagcggaggttgcagtgagccgagatcgtgctagtgcacttcagcctgggcaacagagcaagactccgtctaaaaaaaaagtaaagagggTCTGGGTAGACTCCAGGGGCAAAATGGGACAGAACCGATAGGTTGAGCAGAGCAGTGGCTGGGATTGGAGCTGTTAGGCGCAGGCAGAAAGCtaggggaaaagagaaaggatgGTCAGGGATTTTGGCAGACTTGGGAACCCTCACCTGATGCTTATACTGGTGTCCTACAGCAATTTCTGAGGCTGCCTGTGCCTGCAGGTGTGTCTTCACCTGGGAACAAGAGAATATCATAGCCTGTGCCCCAGTggtcatcctcctacctcagaacCAAATGTCTCACCCCTCACACTTCATCTAGGGTGTTCAGCAAGGAATAGCCTCTTATTCTGATTATTGTTGTTCCTACTTAACAAACTGGTTAACAAAAAGACTGTCTCTAGGCTCCAGCCCCGGGGGGATGGATCTCCCAGCACTGCAAGACACCCCACCCCCTTCATATCCTCCTTCCCTTGGGGCTAGCAGTGGGGGGTGGAGTGGTTGGAGAATGGCAATATTTCCTAAGGCTGTTCATGTTAGGCAAGACCTGGTGTCCAGCCTCTCATGCTAGCTCCCATTCCCAGACTGGATCTCCAGCCACCACTTCTATCAGGCTCCCCATCAGACTCTGGGCAAAACTTGCTCTCTAGCCCCCAGTCCCCACAGAGGTATCTAGCTGACTTTGGAGACACCACTGTCCCTGAAACTCACACCCTGAGAATGAGACCAGACTGCCTCTGCTACAGGACATACTACTTCCCAGTCTCTTTTGCTCTTAGGAGCACTAAGCAGGGCCTAGCCCTAGCAATaaacagctgtgtgaccttgagtgggtcacttcccctctctgggcctcaggctcTTGACCCTTCACCTATACCACATAACTCAAAGGGGCAGACGTTGAGATTGTTAATTCTGTGATACCCAGGGTCTTCCTGATCCCCAGACTCTCTGACGTATGTTAAATTCCTTATCCTCCCCTTCACAAATCCAACCTCAATATCaacacataataataaaaacaaatgctaCCAAATGCTTACTGTCTGCCAGGATTCGCACTAATGCTTTCACGTCTACCGCATTTGTCTCCCTCGATCCTCCCAATAATCACACAGAAAGGGCACTAcaattatcaccattttacagatgtggcaACTGAAGCTCAACAActagtaattttctttctttcttttttttttttgagacggagtctcgctctgtggcccaggctggagtgcagtggccggatctcagctcactgcaagctctgcctcctgggtttaggccattctcctgcctcagcctccggagtagctgggactacaggcgcccaccaccacgcccggctaattttttgtatttttagtagagacggggtttcaccgtgttagccaggatggtctcgatctcctgacctcgtgatctgcccacctcggcctcccaaagtgctgggattactgccgtgagccacggcgcccagccaacAACTAGTAATTTTCAAAGCCAGGATTTTAGTTCCAGAAAGGCTGATTCCAGAgcccataatctttttttttttttttttgtgagatggagtcttgctctgtcgcccaggctggagtgcagtggcacgatctcggctcactgcaagctccgcctcccgggttcatgccgttctcctgcctcagcctcccgagtagctgggactacaggcgcccgccaccacgcctggctaattttttgtattttttagtagagatggggtttcaccgtgttaaccaggatggtctccatctcctgacctcgtgatccgcccgccttggcctcccaaagtgctgggattacaggtgtgaaccactgcgtccGGCCCCAAAGCCCATAATCTTAATCAATACATTCAATCGTGTCCATCAGATGGGTGTGTATAGGGCAGATCAGAAGACTCCAAAGCCTACCAGCACTTTCCTGATGCCTTTCTCTGCTTGCAGTGGGGCAGCACCCTGCCACCTATGCCCTTGGGAAAGACCAGGCTCCTATCCTACAACAAGGATCTGCCCTGAAGGTCCCAGGCAAGAGCCCTCTTCTTACCATGTAGATGGGGCTCCCCAAGTAGGCTCCCATGACCCCAGCCATGGCCCCAGCTGCTGCGCTGCGGGCAGGACTGTGGGTGCCTTCCGCTGTGTGCAGGTAgcccccagcctcagccagccCATAGGTGCCCAGTCGGATACCATTCATCAGGAACTGGTATAAAAGGGCAGGGGCCAGACCCTTCTGCAGGGCAGCCAGGCCATCCACCTTGCCGATGGTGATGAAGGCATGGAAGACATTTCGGTAGTGCCGCTGGTATGTGCCAGGGGCCTGCAGTTCTCCCTGCAACTGCATCCTGGTCTTCACCACCTCCAGGGGATTGGTGAATACACAGGCCCCGCAGGCTGCCAGGCCACTCATCAAGAAGTCCATGGTGGGATAGCTGTAGCAGGAACTGACCCAAGagtaagaaagtaaaaatggGTGTCAGAAAGCGGGGTTGGAAGACAAGGGGAAGGCCTGTTTCAGCAGTACAGGCTGCAGAAGGTAAGAATTTAGATTTGCAGTCAAGGGTGCCAGGGTCAAATGTCAAGTGGTCAAACGTCAGCTGGAATTTGGGAGTCAAGAGCTGGCAAGCAGGGAAGAGACAGAAACCTAGGAGATTCTGGTGAGAAGCTTATGGCAGGACCCTCTGAGGTCAAGGAGGGGCAAAAGACAGAAGGTTGCAGGTGGGATGGCTTAGGATGGCGGGCGACGGGGGCAGGGGAGTAGAGGAGAGAATCGCGGGGTTGGGAGATGGAAGCTAGGGAGGCAGGAAGAAGCAAGCCAGCaagtgagagaagaaaaggatCCGGGAGAAGAGCCGGTGATTTCCTCGAGCCAGCAACGAGATCTGGATCCGAGAAAGAAGTCAGGACTCTGGCCAGGAATGAGCGTCCCTAGGCAGCCACCGGAGCTCGCAGCAGCTTCAACCCCGGGTAGCCTGCGGAGGCCGGGCCGCCACACTCCTGCCACTGGAGCGCGGGGCCAATGGGGAGCCTTCGAGAGCCACAACCGAGGCTCTCAGCCAATCAGCGCCGAGCCGGCTCCGCGGCCAATGGGAGGAGCTCTCGGCGCTCCCGTCCCCGGAATCACCCGAAGGCGGGTGGAATTAACTCTCCCGGCCCCGCCACCAGCGCTCGGCCGCCGACTGCGGCTCCGGAAGGGAGGCCCGGGACGCGGCGGTTTTGTTATTGGCAGGGAAGAGACCTGGGTTCCCGATCCAACACAGAGGCCGAGCGCAGCAGTCCCCCACTGGGGTGCTGGGACCGCCCCTCGGGTGGGCGGACGGCTTCCTTCTTTAGCTTCTTACCCCGGGTTGTGACCGGGTGGGGTCACATAAGTTCAGGTCCACGCCCTGCTCGGTGCTGGCGCCAGGAGAGCCAGCAAGACGCGGCCCGGTCTGCGGGGGGTAGAGGGACACACCTGTGCTGCGGGACCAGTCTCCTGAGGCCGGGTGGTACTTGGTTAATTAAATCCTTAGtccttaggcttttttttttttttttttttttgagacggagtctcgctctgtcgcccaggctggagtgcagtagcgcgatctcagctcactgagagctccgcctcccgggttcacgccgttctcctgcctcagcctccggaggccCGGCCGAGATTTCATCATTGTTTTAAATCTTGAGTtcatgctgggtgcggtggctcacctgtaattccagcactttgggtggctgaggcaggaggattgcttgagcccagcagtttgagaccaacttgggcaaaatggtgaaatcctgttactaaaaaagaagattaaaaaaaaagagatacaagccgggcgcggtggctcacgcatgtaatctcagcacttggggaggccgaggcgggcggatcatgaggtcaagagatcgactatcctggccaacatggtgaaaccctgtctctacgaaaaataaaaaaattagctgggcatggtggcgcatgcctgtattcccagctactcaggaggctgagacaggagaatctcttgaacctggaaggcagaggttgcagtgagccgagattgctccactgcactccaccctggtgacagagcgagactgtctaaaaaaaaaaaaaaaaaaaaaaaaaaaggctgggtgcggtggctcacgcctgtaatcccagtactttgggaggccgaggcgggcggaccacctgaggtcaggagttcgagaccagcctcaacatgaagaaacctcgtctctattaaaaatacaaaattagccgggcatggtggtgcatgcctgtaatcccagctactcgggaggctgaggcaggagagttgcttgaacctggtaggcggcggttgcggtgagccaagatggcgccattgcactccagtctggtcaacaagagcgaaactctgtctcaaaaaaaaaaagagagagagatacagtggatgctttattcagatttcattgGTTTTTGCTCaaagtcctttttctgttccagaatcccATCCAGGATACCAAGTTACATTAAATTGTCTGTCATATCTGtagctcctctttttttttttttttttttttttttgagagggaatttcaatcttgtcacccaggctggaatgcaatggctcagtctccgctcactgcaacctccacctcctgggttcaagcgattctccagcctcagcctcccaaatagctaggattacaggtgccagctaccacacctggttaatttttgtatttttagtagagatggggtttcaccacggtggccaggctggtctcaaactcctgacctcaggtaatctgcctgccgcagcctcccaaagtgctgggatgacaggcgtgagccaccgcacccagccctctggctgctcttggctgtgacattttctcagaattttcatgtttttgatgaccttaatAGTTTTAAGGAGCACTGGTCAGGTATTTAGTAGGATGTTCCTCTGCCGAGGGCTTTTCTTAGGATTGTACTGGGCTTTTAGCAGGAAGACCCACCAAGGTAAACTGCTgttttcatcacatcatatcaagggtggTACTTGATCCGTACTGTCAACATGACTcatcactgttgatgttgaccctgatcacctggctgaggtggCGTTTGTCAGCTTTTCCCattataacattcttttttttttttttaaacggagtttcactctgttgcccaggctggagtgcagtgacgcgctctcagctcactgcaacctccacctcccaggttcaagcaattctctgcctcagcctcccgatataacattattattttttccccctttccataCTGTACTTTTTGGAAGGAAGTTCACTAAACACAGTTCACATTAAAGAAGTAGGAAGTTATGCCTCTCCCTCCTTGAAAGGGGAGTATGTAAATACATTATTTGgaggttattttattttgaagatggagacttactctgttgcccagactggagtgcagtggcacgatctcagctcaccgcaacctccacctcccaggttcaagcaattctctgcttcagcctcccaagtagctgggattacaggcactcaccaccatgcccagctaatttttgcatttttagtagagacaggatttcgccacgttggccaggctggtctcaaactcctgacctcagatgatccatccgcctcagcctcccaaagtgctgggattgcagctgtgagccaccaggcctggcctggagTTCTTTCATATGAGATATTTGTCTCTACTCCCCCAttatttattcaaccatttatttaatcagtatggactcatggacatttatactttaggttctaatCCAATatacttcatatttattttccagCTAATTTCGTTCTAGCTTTGGCCTTTGAGAGCTCTTTCCGTTGGCTCCTGTGTCTCTTTAGCATACcctcatccatttttttttttgcacacaaaagtttttagtttataaatctTGTGAAAAATCCACAATGACCACAGATGTTATTGTAGCATCTTTACTCCTTTGGCTTTTTGCCACACCAACACTGTCCTTTGCAGTCCCCCTTTCTTCATTCTGGTCTTGTGTTCCTTTCATTGCTTTCTTgagttctttttcttctcatccaGGCCATGTCTTGGAAGTCagcatttgggtttatttttctttgcataatCCAGTGAATCATAAATCATGCCAAAGCCAGTTGTCTTGCCACCACCAAAATGAGTTCTGAATCCAAATACAAagatgaggccaggcgtggtggctcatgcctgtaatcccagcactttgggaggcagaggcaggcatatcacctgaggtcaggagtttgagaccagcctggccaacattgtgaaaccctgtctctgctaaaactacaaaaattagctgggtgtggtggcaggcacctgtaatcccagctactcgggaggctgaggcaggagaatcacttgaacccgggaggcggaggttgcagtgagccaagattgcgccactacactccagccttggtgacagatgAAGACTCCACCtcataaagacaaacaaaaacaaacacagatgATGACATCTAGTGTAGTCTCATACATTTTGGCTACTTTTTCCTGAATTTCTGTCTTAGGTACTGTTGCCTTCCCAGGGTGAAGGACCTCAATAACCATTTGTTCCTCCTGAAGTATGTAATCAGTTGATCATGAACTCCTAGTTCAGAGAGTTACTAAGTCATTCATGATGGCGGTCAATCCTCAGCCAAGGAGAAACATAAGAGTCCCATCAGTGTCGTTGTCAAcgttgttg containing:
- the SLC25A35 gene encoding solute carrier family 25 member 35 isoform X1, whose amino-acid sequence is MDFLMSGLAACGACVFTNPLEVVKTRMQLQGELQAPGTYQRHYRNVFHAFITIGKVDGLAALQKGLAPALLYQFLMNGIRLGTYGLAEAGGYLHTAEGTHSPARSAAAGAMAGVMGAYLGSPIYMVKTHLQAQAASEIAVGHQYKHQGMFQALTEIGQKHGLVGLWRGALGGLPRVIVGSSTQLCTFSSTKDLLSQWEIFPPQSWKLALVAAMTSGIAVVLAMAPFDVACTRLYNQPTDAQGKGLMYRGILDALLQTSRTEGIFGMYKGIGASYFRLGPHTILSLFFWDQLRSLYYTYTK
- the SLC25A35 gene encoding solute carrier family 25 member 35 isoform X2, which codes for MDFLMSGLAACGACVFTNPLEVVKTRMQLQGELQAPGTYQRHYRNVFHAFITIGKVDGLAALQKGLAPALLYQFLMNGIRLGTYGLAEAGGYLHTAEGTHSPARSAAAGAMAGVMGAYLGSPIYMVKTHLQAQAASEIAVGHQYKHQIFPPQSWKLALVAAMTSGIAVVLAMAPFDVACTRLYNQPTDAQGKGLMYRGILDALLQTSRTEGIFGMYKGIGASYFRLGPHTILSLFFWDQLRSLYYTYTK